From the genome of Cytobacillus firmus, one region includes:
- a CDS encoding PRK06851 family protein: protein MAGKILKYFAGGNTARGFHNLFESNLAGLDRLYILKGGPGTGKSSLMKAIGKELSEKGYDLEYIYCSSDSQSLDGVIIPSLKAGIVDGTAPHVIEPKAPGAVEEYINLGDAWDSRALAACKEEITVLSGQISNSFATAYDTFAEALRVHDEWEKIYIENMNFQKADELTKKLISTFYGNMKLNKTPCVKHRYLGAATPIGAVDFVPNLTEDIQKRYFIKGRPGSGKSTMLKKLAKEAESRGFDIEIYHCGFDPHSLDMIIVRELGLAIFDSTAPHEYFPNRDGDEIVDMYEITINSGTDEIYAEQLKDISTRYKNKMTEAISYLARAKTQRDTLEKIYVNCMDFSVVDRIKEQVRSELLLIAEKV, encoded by the coding sequence GTGGCTGGGAAAATATTAAAATACTTCGCCGGCGGGAATACAGCCCGGGGATTCCACAATTTATTCGAATCGAACCTGGCAGGGCTTGACCGCCTTTATATTTTAAAAGGCGGACCGGGAACAGGCAAATCATCCCTGATGAAAGCTATCGGGAAGGAACTGTCTGAAAAAGGCTATGACCTGGAATATATTTATTGCTCATCTGACAGTCAATCACTCGATGGCGTCATCATTCCTTCTTTAAAAGCAGGCATTGTCGATGGAACAGCGCCGCATGTGATCGAACCGAAAGCACCAGGCGCGGTCGAAGAATATATCAATCTTGGTGACGCCTGGGATTCAAGGGCACTGGCTGCATGTAAAGAAGAAATTACCGTACTGTCGGGCCAGATCAGCAATTCCTTTGCAACAGCTTATGACACGTTTGCCGAAGCACTGAGGGTTCATGATGAATGGGAAAAAATCTATATAGAAAATATGAATTTCCAGAAGGCAGATGAACTGACGAAAAAGCTGATTTCCACCTTCTATGGAAATATGAAACTAAATAAGACTCCATGTGTAAAGCATCGTTATTTAGGGGCAGCCACTCCAATCGGAGCGGTAGATTTTGTGCCGAATCTTACAGAGGATATTCAAAAAAGATACTTCATAAAAGGGCGTCCGGGTTCCGGCAAGTCCACCATGCTGAAGAAACTGGCAAAGGAAGCTGAAAGCCGTGGATTTGATATTGAAATCTATCATTGCGGGTTTGATCCGCACAGCCTGGATATGATCATTGTGCGTGAGCTAGGCCTCGCTATCTTTGACAGCACAGCTCCGCATGAATATTTTCCGAATCGTGATGGCGATGAAATCGTAGATATGTATGAAATAACGATCAACTCAGGCACAGATGAAATTTACGCTGAACAGCTAAAGGATATCAGCACCCGTTATAAAAATAAAATGACCGAAGCCATATCCTATCTGGCACGGGCAAAAACCCAGCGGGACACGCTGGAAAAAATCTATGTCAACTGCATGGACTTTTCAGTGGTTGACCGGATTAAAGAGCAGGTCCGCTCTGAATTGCTGCTGATTGCAGAGAAAGTCTAA
- the ybaK gene encoding Cys-tRNA(Pro) deacylase, with translation MAKGKTNAMRMLDAQKVVYELITYDSQDGKIDGVSVAEKIGKDPKAVYKTLVAQGVTKQVFVFIIPVTEELDLKKAAKAAGEKKVEMIPVKDIQKLTGYIRGGCSPVGMKKQYPSFIDAKAQELELIIVSGGKIGMQIELKVDDLQKAIGAELADLIK, from the coding sequence ATGGCAAAGGGTAAAACAAATGCGATGCGTATGCTCGATGCTCAAAAGGTAGTTTATGAATTGATTACATATGACAGCCAGGACGGGAAGATTGATGGTGTTTCGGTTGCAGAAAAAATCGGCAAAGACCCTAAAGCTGTCTATAAAACATTAGTCGCCCAGGGCGTCACAAAGCAGGTCTTCGTGTTCATCATTCCTGTGACAGAAGAGCTCGACCTGAAAAAAGCCGCGAAAGCTGCCGGCGAAAAAAAAGTGGAAATGATCCCGGTCAAAGATATCCAGAAGCTCACCGGCTACATACGCGGTGGCTGCTCCCCGGTCGGAATGAAAAAGCAATATCCCTCTTTCATCGACGCAAAGGCACAAGAGCTTGAGCTGATCATAGTCAGCGGCGGCAAAATCGGCATGCAGATAGAGCTCAAAGTGGATGACCTGCAGAAGGCCATTGGGGCTGAACTGGCGGATTTAATCAAATAA
- a CDS encoding glycoside hydrolase family 13 protein has product MKKVWWKEAVGYQIYPRSFQDSNGDGIGDLQGIIQRLDYIKGLGIDVIWICPMYKSPNDDNGYDISDYQDIMEDFGSMEDFNQLMDEVHKRDMKLILDLVLNHTSDEHPWFIESRESKENPKRDWYIWRDGKNGKEPNNWESIFGGSAWEYDEKTEQYYLHVFSTKQPDLNWENKEVREALYATVNWWLDKGIDGFRIDAISHIKKRAGLPDMPNPKKKKYVSSFDMHMNQEGIHEYLKEFKDRTYANYDVMTVGEANGVTVDEADLWVGEEQGKMDMIFQFEHLGLWDAETNPEVDIVELKKVLTRWQKGLEADGWNALFIENHDKPRVVSTWGNDKEYWQQSATAMGAMYFLMQGTPFIYQGQEIGMTNVQFPSIDDYDDVAVKNLYRLKKEEGMSHQDIMDIIWASSRDNSRTPMQWSSKENAGFTKAQPWMKVNPNYKEINVEIQSQDGDSILSFYKKMIRLKKENEVFTYGQYDLLLEDDQQIYAYTRTSDDDKVVVITNLSTEEASFEADDKLSYEQLLLNNYPVEKHGDMDSFTLKPYEARVYRLK; this is encoded by the coding sequence ATGAAAAAGGTATGGTGGAAAGAAGCAGTTGGATATCAAATTTATCCCCGCAGTTTCCAGGATTCAAACGGAGATGGAATTGGCGATCTTCAGGGAATTATTCAGAGGCTGGATTATATTAAAGGGTTAGGCATTGATGTCATCTGGATTTGCCCAATGTACAAATCCCCTAATGATGATAATGGATACGATATTTCAGACTACCAGGATATCATGGAGGATTTCGGTTCGATGGAGGATTTCAATCAGCTGATGGATGAGGTCCATAAGCGCGATATGAAGCTGATTCTGGATCTTGTGCTGAACCATACAAGTGATGAGCATCCTTGGTTTATTGAGTCCCGTGAGTCCAAAGAGAACCCGAAAAGAGACTGGTATATTTGGAGAGACGGAAAGAATGGCAAGGAGCCAAATAACTGGGAAAGTATTTTCGGCGGATCGGCATGGGAATACGATGAGAAGACAGAGCAGTATTATCTTCATGTTTTTTCCACCAAGCAGCCTGATTTGAACTGGGAAAATAAAGAGGTCCGCGAAGCTTTATATGCTACGGTGAACTGGTGGCTGGATAAAGGAATCGACGGCTTCCGGATTGATGCCATCAGCCATATCAAAAAGCGTGCAGGCTTGCCTGATATGCCGAACCCAAAGAAGAAAAAGTATGTATCTTCCTTCGATATGCATATGAACCAGGAAGGCATTCACGAGTACTTAAAAGAATTTAAAGACCGCACCTATGCGAACTATGATGTGATGACAGTCGGCGAGGCAAACGGTGTTACAGTGGATGAAGCTGATCTTTGGGTCGGGGAAGAGCAGGGTAAGATGGATATGATTTTCCAATTTGAGCACCTTGGTCTTTGGGACGCGGAAACAAACCCTGAGGTTGATATTGTCGAGCTGAAAAAAGTTCTGACCCGCTGGCAGAAAGGCCTGGAAGCGGATGGGTGGAACGCGTTATTCATCGAGAACCACGATAAGCCGCGTGTCGTTTCCACATGGGGAAATGATAAGGAATACTGGCAGCAAAGCGCAACAGCTATGGGTGCCATGTACTTCCTGATGCAGGGAACGCCGTTTATTTATCAGGGACAGGAAATCGGCATGACTAATGTCCAATTCCCTTCCATTGACGACTATGATGACGTAGCAGTGAAGAACCTGTACCGCCTGAAGAAAGAGGAAGGCATGTCCCATCAGGATATTATGGACATCATCTGGGCTTCTTCCCGTGATAACAGCCGTACGCCAATGCAGTGGTCCTCTAAAGAAAACGCAGGATTCACTAAAGCCCAGCCTTGGATGAAGGTGAATCCGAACTATAAGGAGATCAATGTGGAGATCCAATCGCAGGACGGGGACTCTATCCTTTCTTTCTATAAAAAGATGATTCGGCTGAAAAAAGAAAATGAAGTCTTCACTTATGGCCAATATGATTTGCTTCTTGAAGACGACCAGCAAATCTATGCCTATACCCGTACATCTGATGATGACAAGGTAGTTGTGATTACAAACCTTTCAACAGAGGAAGCCTCTTTTGAAGCAGATGATAAGCTTTCCTATGAACAGCTTTTATTGAATAACTATCCGGTTGAAAAACATGGTGATATGGATTCATTTACGCTTAAGCCATATGAAGCCCGTGTGTACCGATTGAAATAA